In Paramormyrops kingsleyae isolate MSU_618 chromosome 5, PKINGS_0.4, whole genome shotgun sequence, one DNA window encodes the following:
- the LOC111845559 gene encoding trinucleotide repeat-containing gene 6A protein isoform X3, which yields MPPIRDLVSQSPNQTDLNESSLISHYENSHWNSGSSGSDSNSTWDKVVVDGCSREIWPTAGTEPELAPECMDTDAASSSGSERNFSIMASGNGSGDSNGNRQGNRHGSQFMVANGSNNMDSGSIKGPWGMSHGSMPSTCQSPGEAPNGKLTESSHGKLNAWGTLGSSTNGGINPSTLNPNANHGAWPVLENSGHNQHGPVGNGNSGTSIQRSTIGQTPSSQSNSKMGLSAHTSWGSLQDNNAEFDINGTSKVSFNGQPQNLNTDLNGPNNTTNMMTSSLPNSTGSMQINELPVGQQAWQVSSGSSSQLQASAVSNGTSISQHGNSEGINSESYGKAWGAPRDASYSGDKCPVPKGHAVGDTVNATLMQSGVNGSTASAAAFNNSVRGGRVGGWDSGPTASQSIAWGGGSGVGPTGIPRPWGSASSSSSSSSSSSSNTGTKVSNGEWNSLPGNNQHSNDGMNGNRKGTNGWMSMEEDALGEGGARQVTQISSQGGTWAKSTGSEGSGESTGSQGERDTQRSTGRRKPTSQGVVQTVLPRADLDPRVLSNSGWGQTPVRQNTTWDKVISSNSDKKTDNGTEAWGSFGSRAPNSGGWGDGPGSKNEASSVTGCTEPKPASGWSNAKGHDGWEDNSIAGVGKGNPSWGSSKDKSSTWNDAQKGKQGLIERQKSNQGWGGPPSADGWGEGSRGNQWGEPVKSGSGGCDSDSDRSGSGWSDQGRNGPSNTWGSSAGGNVLNNNVPSGWGEPTKPNHHKQGWGDPSKTSNPSQGWGDPSKTSNPSQGWGEPMKPSHSAPDWNDGTKSSKSSDWNKPQDTPAGQTWGSGSSQPGTSAANKPSGWLGGPIPATRNDNESTGWEEPSPESIRRKMEIDDGTSAWGDPNNYKYNSVNMWNKNSASELEGPVAQQLSHPPKPTIQPPSSSMPSKDKTSGWGEPCGSAQKSESSWGEPSGPPVSVDNGTSAWGKPMDTGTSWEEPGRQNTGTSGWGSTAVGHQQQHNTGPKPVQSNWCGEEMPLADAHHPSWEEEEEVEIGMWNNTPSQEVNQTGNWPYVKKPSKVNKGVNKQDDAWMNQFVKQFNNMNFSRESSEEILKSNKMEISGGMLADKRMDVDKHVLNMDYNGVIGKSPGQRHHISKESSMDRSPYFDKNVNPVFNGSNAASAQARSSQQPPAQPLNSSQPNLRSQVPPPLLSPQVPASLKYPPNNGGLNPLAFGPQQVAMLNQLSQLNQLSQLQRLLLQQQKVQNQRNMPLNGRHPHDQPGRPLGSMQQMMQPPRLLDPSMLKQQASPQPPVLPQSGLKSYLENLMPQNIPDLQKEQSGLGSFGSFPLGLNSNLNVNNLDIVSINYKEPQSRLKKWTALDIPLNSPLDQNSSKPGAISSGLRLEDSPFSPYDFMNPSDSPVSPHGPVGDGWPSRAKSPHGSNNVNWPPEFRPGEPWKGYPNIDPETDPYVTPGSVINNLSINTVRDVDHLRDRNNGSTSSLNTSLPSTSAWSIRASNYSGSLNSTAQSTSARNSDSKYTWSPGTVTNTSLAHELWKVPLPPKGLSAPSRPPPGLTGQKPPPSWDSSMRLGCWGGSDSRFTLGSSWGDNSSGRTTNWLVLKNLTPQIDGSTLRTLCLQHGPLITFHLNLPHGNAVVCYSSKEEAVKAQKSLHMCVLGNTTILAEFASEEEISRFFAQGQSMAPSPNWQALGASQNRIGSVESPHPFPNRNEPNHWNGAGLTGAGGGEPHGTSLWGAPNYSTSLWGTSGGSESRGISSPSPISSFLPVDHLTGGGDTM from the exons ATGCCTCCCATACGGGATTTGGTCAGCCAGTCTCCTAACCAGACAG ATCTGAATGAGAGTAGTCTAATTTCTCATTATGAAAATTCGCATTGGAATTCTGGTTCGTCTGGCAGTGACTCCAACTCCACTTGGGACAAAGTTGTTGTAGACGGCTGCAGCAGGGAAATCTGGCCTACAGCCGGTACTGAGCCAGAGTTAGCCCCAGAATGTATGGACACTGACGCTGCCTCAAGCTCTGGGTCTGAGAGAAACTTCAGTATAATGGCTTCTGGGAACGGTAGTGGCGACAGCAATGGAAATAGACAAGGCAACAGACATGGTTCTCAGTTTATGGTTGCAAATGGCAGCAATAATATGGACAGTGGGAGTATTAAGGGACCATGGGGGATGTCCCATGGGTCAATGCCAAGCACATGTCAGAGCCCAGGGGAAGCCCCCAATGGCAAATTAACCGAAAGTAGCCATGGTAAATTAAATGCATGGGGTACCCTAGGTTCCTCAACCAATGGAGGTATAAATCCAAGCACTTTGAACCCAAATGCCAACCATGGTGCCTGGCCTGTTTTGGAAAACAGTGGGCATAATCAACATGGGCCTGTGGGAAATGGGAATAGTGGCACCAGTATTCAACGTAGCACCATAGGTCAAACGCCCAGCAGTCAGAGTAACTCTAAGATGGGCTTATCTGCCCATACGTCCTGGGGGAGCCTCCAGGACAACAACGCAGAATTTGACATCAATGGTACAAGTAAGGTTTCGTTTAACGGGCAACCTCAAAACCTTAACACTGATTTGAATGGACCAAATAACACTACTAACATGATGACCTCTAGTTTACCAAACTCTACTGGTTCGATGCAGATTAATGAGCTGCCCGTAGGGCAACAAGCCTGGCAGGTGAGCTCAGGAAGCTCATCTCAGCTCCAAGCCTCAGCAGTTTCTAATGGCACTTCAATTTCTCAGCATGGCAACAGCGAGGGAATAAACAGCGAGTCTTACGGTAAAGCATGGGGAGCTCCAAGAGATGCCAGTTACTCCGGAGACAAATGCCCTGTCCCTAAAGGCCATGCTGTGGGTGACACTGTGAACGCAACTCTAATGCAGTCTGGAGTGAATGGATCCACTGCAAGCGCTGCTGCTTTTAATAATAGTGTAAGGGGGGGACGCGTTGGAGGTTGGGACTCTGGGCCCACGGCCTCCCAATCAATAGCCTGGGGAGGAGGAAGTGGTGTTGGACCCACTGGGATCCCTCGCCCCTGGGGCAGTGCATCATCCTCCTCGTCGTCATCATCCTCTTCATCTTCGAACACTGGCACTAAGGTCTCCAACGGTGAATGGAACTCTCTGCCTGGCAACAATCAGCATTCCAATGATGGCATGAATGGGAACAGGAAGGgaacaaatggatggatgtcaatGGAAGAAGATGCTTTAGGTGAGGGGGGTGCTAGGCAAGTCACCCAAATCAGCAGTCAGGGTGGCACCTGGGCCAAGTCGACTGGCAGTGAAGGTAGTGGCGAAAGCACTGGCAGTCAAGGCGAAAGGGATACACAGCGAAGCACTGGCCGCAGGAAGCCCACCTCCCAAGGGGTGGTGCAGACTGTGCTCCCCAGGGCCGATTTAGACCCTCGTGTTCTGTCCAACAGTGGCTGGGGCCAGACACCGGTACGGCAGAACACCACATGGGACAAAGTGATATCTTCCAACTCTGACAAAAAGACTGATAATGGGACAGAGGCCTGGGGCAGCTTTGGCTCCCGGGCTCCTAATTCTGGAGGATGGGGGGATGGGCCGGGCAGCAAAAATGAGGCTTCATCAGTAACTGGTTGCACAGAGCCAAAACCTGCCTCGGGGTGGAGCAACGCCAAAGGCCATGATGGTTGGGAGGACAATTCCATAGCTGGAGTTGGCAAGGGCAATCCATCATGGGGGAGCAGCAAAGACAAATCCTCTACTTGGAACGATGCACAAAAGGGCAAGCAGGGATTGATTGAAAGACAGAAATCCAACCAAGGGTGGGGTGGTCCTCCTAGTGCTGATGGATGGGGAGAAGGTTCACGTGGAAATCAGTGGGGTGAACCAGTCAAATCAGGCTCTGGTGGTTGCGATAGTGATAGTGACCGTTCAGGGTCAGGTTGGAGTGATCAAGGTAGGAATGGCCCAAGCAACACTTGGGGAAGCAGTGCCGGAGGAAATGTCCTCAACAACAATGTTCCATCTGGGTGGGGAGAGCCAACCAAGCCAAATCATCATAAGCAGGGCTGGGGAGACCCCAGCAAAACCAGCAATCCGAGCCAGGGCTGGGGAGACCCCAGCAAAACCAGCAATCCGAGCCAGGGCTGGGGAGAGCCCATGAAACCCAGCCACTCTGCTCCTGATTGGAACGATGGCACAAAATCCTCCAAGTCCTCAGACTGGAACAAGCCACAAGACACCCCCGCGGGGCAGACTTGGGGGAGCGGCTCTTCACAACCTGGGACCTCTGCCGCAAACAAGCCCTCGGGTTGGCTTGGTGGGCCAATCCCTGCTACCAGAAATGATAATGAATCTACAGGCTGGGAGGAACCCTCTCCTGAATCTATCAGACGTAAAATGGAGATTGATGATGGTACTTCAGCCTGGGGGGATCCCAATAACTATAAGTATAATAGTGTGAACATGTGGAATAAGAACAGTGCAAGTGAGCTGGAGGGACCTGTGGCACAGCAGCTATCTCATCCACCCAAACCGACAATTCAACCACCCTCAAGTTCAATGCCCAGCAAGGATAAAACTAGTG GGTGGGGAGAGCCTTGTGGGTCAGCCCAGAAGTCCGAGTCCTCTTGGGGGGAACCGTCAGGCCCTCCAGTATCTGTTGACAATGGTACTTCAGCCTGGGGGAAACCCATGGACACGGGGACAAGCTGGGAAGAACCAGGCAGGCAGAATACAGGCACAAGTGGCTGGGGAAGCACAGCAGTGGGGCACCAGCAACAGCACAACACTG GACCCAAACCTGTGCAAAGCAACTGGTGTGGTGAAGAAATGCCTTTGGCCGATGCACACCATCCCAgctgggaggaagaggaggaggttGAGATTGGGATGTGGAATAACACCCCTTCCCAGGAAGTGAACCAAACTGGGAACTGGCCTTATGTGAAGAAGCCATCAAAA GTTAACAAGGGAGTCAACAAGCAAGATGATGCATGGATGAATCAGTTTGTCAAGCAGTTCAACAACATGAACTTCTCT AGGGAATCTTCTGAAGAAATCTTAAAGAGCAATAAAATGGAAATATCCGGAG GGATGTTGGCAGACAAGCGTATGGATGTGGACAAGCATGTTCTGAATATGGATTACAACGGTGTGATTGGAAAGAGTCCCGGACAACGGCATCACATCTCCAAAGAGTCTTCCATGGACCGAAGTCCCTATTTTGATAAG AATGTTAACCCAGTGTTCAATGGCAGTAATGCAGCATCAGCACAAGCCAGGAGCTCACAGCAGCCTCCAGCACAACCTCTCAACTCATCTCAGCCTAACCTCCGCTCTCAAGTGCCTCCTCCATTGCTTTCCCCTCAG GTTCCAGCATCTTTGAAATATCCCCCGAACAACGGAGGTCTCAATCCTCTGGCTTTTGGTCCACAGCAGGTTGCCATGTTGAACCAGCTGTCCCAATTAAACCAGCTCTCCCAGTTGCAG CGTCTCCTCCTGCAGCAGCAGAAGGTCCAGAACCAGAGGAACATGCCCCTCAATGGCCGCCATCCACATGACCAGCCG GGCCGACCACTGGGCTCCATGCAACAGATGATGCAGCCGCCTCGCCTCCTCGATCCTTCCATGCTGAAGCAGCAGGCCTCCCCGCAGCCGCCTGTTCTGCCTCAGTCAGGCCTCAAGTCTTACCTAGAGAACCTCATGCCCCAAAACATCCCAGACCTGCAGAAAGAGCAGAGCGGCCTTGGCTCATTCGGCAGCTTCCCTTTAG gctTAAACTCAAACTTGAATGTAAACAATCTGGATATTGTCAGTATTAATTACAAAGAGCCACAGTCCCGGCTAAAGAAATGGACTGCCTTGGATATTCCCCTCAACTCACCTCTAGATCAGAACTCCAGCAAACCCG GTGCTATTTCTTCTGGGCTGAGGCTCGAAGACTCCCCCTTCAGTCCATACGACTTCATGAACCCCAGTGACTCCCCTGTCAGCCCCCACGGGCCTGTGGGTGATGGTTGGCCCAGCCGTGCCAAATCGCCTCATGGCTCCAACAACGTGAACTGGCCCCCAG AATTTCGGCCTGGTGAGCCTTGGAAAGGATACCCGAACATTGACCCAGAAACTGACCCGTACGTGACCCCTGGCAGTGTGATTAATAACCTGTCTATCAATACTGTCCGGGATGTTGATCACCTCAGGGACAGAAATAATG GGTCAACCTCATCTCTGAACACCTCGCTGCCTTCAACTAGTGCCTGGTCCATTCGTGCCTCCAACTACAGTGGTTCCCTCAACAGTACAGCACAAAGCACTTCAG ccagaaatagtgactcTAAATACACATGGTCTCCTGGTACAGTCACCAACACCTCCTTGGCTCATGAGCTGTGGAAGGTTCCCCTGCCGCCGAAGGGACTCAGCGCTCCGTCCCGCCCGCCCCCTGGCCTGACGGGCCAGaagccccccccatcctgggacAGTTCAATGAGGCTGGGATGTTGGGGCGGCTCTGATTCCAGATTCACTCTTG GTTCCAGTTGGGGCGACAACAGCTCAGGGAGAACAACTAACTGGCTTGTTCTCAAAAATCTCACACCTCAG ATTGACGGCTCCACCCTACGGACCCTGTGCTTGCAGCATGGTCCACTGATAACATTCCACTTGAATCTGCCCCACGGCAACGCTGTCGTCTGCTACAGTTCGAAGGAGGAGGCGGTCAAGGCACAGAAATCTCTGCACAT GTGCGTTTTAGGGAACACTACTATTCTCGCTGAGTTCGCTAGTGAAGAGGAAATTAGCCGTTTCTTTGCACAAGGTCAGTCCATGGCCCCCTCACCGAACTGGCAGGCCCTGGGCGCTTCTCAGAACCGGATCGGATCAGTGGAGAGTCCTCACCCTTTCCCCAACCGCAACGAGCCGAACCACTGGAACGGTGCTGGGCTGACAGGGGCTGGCGGGGGAGAGCCACACGGCACCTCCCTCTGGGGTGCCCCTAACTATTCCACTAGCCTGTGGGGGACCTCCGGTGGTAGCGAGAGCCGGGGAATCAGCAGCCCATCCCCCATCAGCTCCTTCCTCCCCGTCGACCACCTGACTGGAGGTGGGGATACCATGTAG
- the LOC111845559 gene encoding trinucleotide repeat-containing gene 6A protein isoform X2 — MPPIRDLVSQSPNQTDLNESSLISHYENSHWNSGSSGSDSNSTWDKVVVDGCSREIWPTAGTEPELAPECMDTDAASSSGSERNFSIMASGNGSGDSNGNRQGNRHGSQFMVANGSNNMDSGSIKGPWGMSHGSMPSTCQSPGEAPNGKLTESSHGKLNAWGTLGSSTNGGINPSTLNPNANHGAWPVLENSGHNQHGPVGNGNSGTSIQRSTIGQTPSSQSNSKMGLSAHTSWGSLQDNNAEFDINGTSKVSFNGQPQNLNTDLNGPNNTTNMMTSSLPNSTGSMQINELPVGQQAWQVSSGSSSQLQASAVSNGTSISQHGNSEGINSESYGKAWGAPRDASYSGDKCPVPKGHAVGDTVNATLMQSGVNGSTASAAAFNNSVRGGRVGGWDSGPTASQSIAWGGGSGVGPTGIPRPWGSASSSSSSSSSSSSNTGTKVSNGEWNSLPGNNQHSNDGMNGNRKGTNGWMSMEEDALGEGGARQVTQISSQGGTWAKSTGSEGSGESTGSQGERDTQRSTGRRKPTSQGVVQTVLPRADLDPRVLSNSGWGQTPVRQNTTWDKVISSNSDKKTDNGTEAWGSFGSRAPNSGGWGDGPGSKNEASSVTGCTEPKPASGWSNAKGHDGWEDNSIAGVGKGNPSWGSSKDKSSTWNDAQKGKQGLIERQKSNQGWGGPPSADGWGEGSRGNQWGEPVKSGSGGCDSDSDRSGSGWSDQGRNGPSNTWGSSAGGNVLNNNVPSGWGEPTKPNHHKQGWGDPSKTSNPSQGWGDPSKTSNPSQGWGEPMKPSHSAPDWNDGTKSSKSSDWNKPQDTPAGQTWGSGSSQPGTSAANKPSGWLGGPIPATRNDNESTGWEEPSPESIRRKMEIDDGTSAWGDPNNYKYNSVNMWNKNSASELEGPVAQQLSHPPKPTIQPPSSSMPSKDKTSGWGEPCGSAQKSESSWGEPSGPPVSVDNGTSAWGKPMDTGTSWEEPGRQNTGTSGWGSTAVGHQQQHNTGPKPVQSNWCGEEMPLADAHHPSWEEEEEVEIGMWNNTPSQEVNQTGNWPYVKKPSKVNKGVNKQDDAWMNQFVKQFNNMNFSRESSEEILKSNKMEISGGMLADKRMDVDKHVLNMDYNGVIGKSPGQRHHISKESSMDRSPYFDKVPASLKYPPNNGGLNPLAFGPQQVAMLNQLSQLNQLSQLQRLLLQQQKVQNQRNMPLNGRHPHDQPGRPLGSMQQMMQPPRLLDPSMLKQQASPQPPVLPQSGLKSYLENLMPQNIPDLQKEQSGLGSFGSFPLGGFLPHPNSGQAVKPPTMAAADMPASNHGHSLLIPPVSDGRAAPGSPVHPQSGRTFPSHETDTARGLNSNLNVNNLDIVSINYKEPQSRLKKWTALDIPLNSPLDQNSSKPGAISSGLRLEDSPFSPYDFMNPSDSPVSPHGPVGDGWPSRAKSPHGSNNVNWPPEFRPGEPWKGYPNIDPETDPYVTPGSVINNLSINTVRDVDHLRDRNNGSTSSLNTSLPSTSAWSIRASNYSGSLNSTAQSTSARNSDSKYTWSPGTVTNTSLAHELWKVPLPPKGLSAPSRPPPGLTGQKPPPSWDSSMRLGCWGGSDSRFTLGSSWGDNSSGRTTNWLVLKNLTPQIDGSTLRTLCLQHGPLITFHLNLPHGNAVVCYSSKEEAVKAQKSLHMCVLGNTTILAEFASEEEISRFFAQGQSMAPSPNWQALGASQNRIGSVESPHPFPNRNEPNHWNGAGLTGAGGGEPHGTSLWGAPNYSTSLWGTSGGSESRGISSPSPISSFLPVDHLTGGGDTM, encoded by the exons ATGCCTCCCATACGGGATTTGGTCAGCCAGTCTCCTAACCAGACAG ATCTGAATGAGAGTAGTCTAATTTCTCATTATGAAAATTCGCATTGGAATTCTGGTTCGTCTGGCAGTGACTCCAACTCCACTTGGGACAAAGTTGTTGTAGACGGCTGCAGCAGGGAAATCTGGCCTACAGCCGGTACTGAGCCAGAGTTAGCCCCAGAATGTATGGACACTGACGCTGCCTCAAGCTCTGGGTCTGAGAGAAACTTCAGTATAATGGCTTCTGGGAACGGTAGTGGCGACAGCAATGGAAATAGACAAGGCAACAGACATGGTTCTCAGTTTATGGTTGCAAATGGCAGCAATAATATGGACAGTGGGAGTATTAAGGGACCATGGGGGATGTCCCATGGGTCAATGCCAAGCACATGTCAGAGCCCAGGGGAAGCCCCCAATGGCAAATTAACCGAAAGTAGCCATGGTAAATTAAATGCATGGGGTACCCTAGGTTCCTCAACCAATGGAGGTATAAATCCAAGCACTTTGAACCCAAATGCCAACCATGGTGCCTGGCCTGTTTTGGAAAACAGTGGGCATAATCAACATGGGCCTGTGGGAAATGGGAATAGTGGCACCAGTATTCAACGTAGCACCATAGGTCAAACGCCCAGCAGTCAGAGTAACTCTAAGATGGGCTTATCTGCCCATACGTCCTGGGGGAGCCTCCAGGACAACAACGCAGAATTTGACATCAATGGTACAAGTAAGGTTTCGTTTAACGGGCAACCTCAAAACCTTAACACTGATTTGAATGGACCAAATAACACTACTAACATGATGACCTCTAGTTTACCAAACTCTACTGGTTCGATGCAGATTAATGAGCTGCCCGTAGGGCAACAAGCCTGGCAGGTGAGCTCAGGAAGCTCATCTCAGCTCCAAGCCTCAGCAGTTTCTAATGGCACTTCAATTTCTCAGCATGGCAACAGCGAGGGAATAAACAGCGAGTCTTACGGTAAAGCATGGGGAGCTCCAAGAGATGCCAGTTACTCCGGAGACAAATGCCCTGTCCCTAAAGGCCATGCTGTGGGTGACACTGTGAACGCAACTCTAATGCAGTCTGGAGTGAATGGATCCACTGCAAGCGCTGCTGCTTTTAATAATAGTGTAAGGGGGGGACGCGTTGGAGGTTGGGACTCTGGGCCCACGGCCTCCCAATCAATAGCCTGGGGAGGAGGAAGTGGTGTTGGACCCACTGGGATCCCTCGCCCCTGGGGCAGTGCATCATCCTCCTCGTCGTCATCATCCTCTTCATCTTCGAACACTGGCACTAAGGTCTCCAACGGTGAATGGAACTCTCTGCCTGGCAACAATCAGCATTCCAATGATGGCATGAATGGGAACAGGAAGGgaacaaatggatggatgtcaatGGAAGAAGATGCTTTAGGTGAGGGGGGTGCTAGGCAAGTCACCCAAATCAGCAGTCAGGGTGGCACCTGGGCCAAGTCGACTGGCAGTGAAGGTAGTGGCGAAAGCACTGGCAGTCAAGGCGAAAGGGATACACAGCGAAGCACTGGCCGCAGGAAGCCCACCTCCCAAGGGGTGGTGCAGACTGTGCTCCCCAGGGCCGATTTAGACCCTCGTGTTCTGTCCAACAGTGGCTGGGGCCAGACACCGGTACGGCAGAACACCACATGGGACAAAGTGATATCTTCCAACTCTGACAAAAAGACTGATAATGGGACAGAGGCCTGGGGCAGCTTTGGCTCCCGGGCTCCTAATTCTGGAGGATGGGGGGATGGGCCGGGCAGCAAAAATGAGGCTTCATCAGTAACTGGTTGCACAGAGCCAAAACCTGCCTCGGGGTGGAGCAACGCCAAAGGCCATGATGGTTGGGAGGACAATTCCATAGCTGGAGTTGGCAAGGGCAATCCATCATGGGGGAGCAGCAAAGACAAATCCTCTACTTGGAACGATGCACAAAAGGGCAAGCAGGGATTGATTGAAAGACAGAAATCCAACCAAGGGTGGGGTGGTCCTCCTAGTGCTGATGGATGGGGAGAAGGTTCACGTGGAAATCAGTGGGGTGAACCAGTCAAATCAGGCTCTGGTGGTTGCGATAGTGATAGTGACCGTTCAGGGTCAGGTTGGAGTGATCAAGGTAGGAATGGCCCAAGCAACACTTGGGGAAGCAGTGCCGGAGGAAATGTCCTCAACAACAATGTTCCATCTGGGTGGGGAGAGCCAACCAAGCCAAATCATCATAAGCAGGGCTGGGGAGACCCCAGCAAAACCAGCAATCCGAGCCAGGGCTGGGGAGACCCCAGCAAAACCAGCAATCCGAGCCAGGGCTGGGGAGAGCCCATGAAACCCAGCCACTCTGCTCCTGATTGGAACGATGGCACAAAATCCTCCAAGTCCTCAGACTGGAACAAGCCACAAGACACCCCCGCGGGGCAGACTTGGGGGAGCGGCTCTTCACAACCTGGGACCTCTGCCGCAAACAAGCCCTCGGGTTGGCTTGGTGGGCCAATCCCTGCTACCAGAAATGATAATGAATCTACAGGCTGGGAGGAACCCTCTCCTGAATCTATCAGACGTAAAATGGAGATTGATGATGGTACTTCAGCCTGGGGGGATCCCAATAACTATAAGTATAATAGTGTGAACATGTGGAATAAGAACAGTGCAAGTGAGCTGGAGGGACCTGTGGCACAGCAGCTATCTCATCCACCCAAACCGACAATTCAACCACCCTCAAGTTCAATGCCCAGCAAGGATAAAACTAGTG GGTGGGGAGAGCCTTGTGGGTCAGCCCAGAAGTCCGAGTCCTCTTGGGGGGAACCGTCAGGCCCTCCAGTATCTGTTGACAATGGTACTTCAGCCTGGGGGAAACCCATGGACACGGGGACAAGCTGGGAAGAACCAGGCAGGCAGAATACAGGCACAAGTGGCTGGGGAAGCACAGCAGTGGGGCACCAGCAACAGCACAACACTG GACCCAAACCTGTGCAAAGCAACTGGTGTGGTGAAGAAATGCCTTTGGCCGATGCACACCATCCCAgctgggaggaagaggaggaggttGAGATTGGGATGTGGAATAACACCCCTTCCCAGGAAGTGAACCAAACTGGGAACTGGCCTTATGTGAAGAAGCCATCAAAA GTTAACAAGGGAGTCAACAAGCAAGATGATGCATGGATGAATCAGTTTGTCAAGCAGTTCAACAACATGAACTTCTCT AGGGAATCTTCTGAAGAAATCTTAAAGAGCAATAAAATGGAAATATCCGGAG GGATGTTGGCAGACAAGCGTATGGATGTGGACAAGCATGTTCTGAATATGGATTACAACGGTGTGATTGGAAAGAGTCCCGGACAACGGCATCACATCTCCAAAGAGTCTTCCATGGACCGAAGTCCCTATTTTGATAAG GTTCCAGCATCTTTGAAATATCCCCCGAACAACGGAGGTCTCAATCCTCTGGCTTTTGGTCCACAGCAGGTTGCCATGTTGAACCAGCTGTCCCAATTAAACCAGCTCTCCCAGTTGCAG CGTCTCCTCCTGCAGCAGCAGAAGGTCCAGAACCAGAGGAACATGCCCCTCAATGGCCGCCATCCACATGACCAGCCG GGCCGACCACTGGGCTCCATGCAACAGATGATGCAGCCGCCTCGCCTCCTCGATCCTTCCATGCTGAAGCAGCAGGCCTCCCCGCAGCCGCCTGTTCTGCCTCAGTCAGGCCTCAAGTCTTACCTAGAGAACCTCATGCCCCAAAACATCCCAGACCTGCAGAAAGAGCAGAGCGGCCTTGGCTCATTCGGCAGCTTCCCTTTAGGTGGGTTTCTCCCCCATCCTAACTCGGGCCAGGCTGTGAAGCCTCCCACCATGGCTGCTGCGGACATGCCAGCCAGTAATCACGGTCATAGCCTCCTTATTCCCCCCGTGAGCGATGGCCGTGCCGCACCGGGCTCGCCTGTACACCCTCAGTCAGGGAGGACGTTCCCAAGCCATGAAACAGACACTGCAAGAG gctTAAACTCAAACTTGAATGTAAACAATCTGGATATTGTCAGTATTAATTACAAAGAGCCACAGTCCCGGCTAAAGAAATGGACTGCCTTGGATATTCCCCTCAACTCACCTCTAGATCAGAACTCCAGCAAACCCG GTGCTATTTCTTCTGGGCTGAGGCTCGAAGACTCCCCCTTCAGTCCATACGACTTCATGAACCCCAGTGACTCCCCTGTCAGCCCCCACGGGCCTGTGGGTGATGGTTGGCCCAGCCGTGCCAAATCGCCTCATGGCTCCAACAACGTGAACTGGCCCCCAG AATTTCGGCCTGGTGAGCCTTGGAAAGGATACCCGAACATTGACCCAGAAACTGACCCGTACGTGACCCCTGGCAGTGTGATTAATAACCTGTCTATCAATACTGTCCGGGATGTTGATCACCTCAGGGACAGAAATAATG GGTCAACCTCATCTCTGAACACCTCGCTGCCTTCAACTAGTGCCTGGTCCATTCGTGCCTCCAACTACAGTGGTTCCCTCAACAGTACAGCACAAAGCACTTCAG ccagaaatagtgactcTAAATACACATGGTCTCCTGGTACAGTCACCAACACCTCCTTGGCTCATGAGCTGTGGAAGGTTCCCCTGCCGCCGAAGGGACTCAGCGCTCCGTCCCGCCCGCCCCCTGGCCTGACGGGCCAGaagccccccccatcctgggacAGTTCAATGAGGCTGGGATGTTGGGGCGGCTCTGATTCCAGATTCACTCTTG GTTCCAGTTGGGGCGACAACAGCTCAGGGAGAACAACTAACTGGCTTGTTCTCAAAAATCTCACACCTCAG ATTGACGGCTCCACCCTACGGACCCTGTGCTTGCAGCATGGTCCACTGATAACATTCCACTTGAATCTGCCCCACGGCAACGCTGTCGTCTGCTACAGTTCGAAGGAGGAGGCGGTCAAGGCACAGAAATCTCTGCACAT GTGCGTTTTAGGGAACACTACTATTCTCGCTGAGTTCGCTAGTGAAGAGGAAATTAGCCGTTTCTTTGCACAAGGTCAGTCCATGGCCCCCTCACCGAACTGGCAGGCCCTGGGCGCTTCTCAGAACCGGATCGGATCAGTGGAGAGTCCTCACCCTTTCCCCAACCGCAACGAGCCGAACCACTGGAACGGTGCTGGGCTGACAGGGGCTGGCGGGGGAGAGCCACACGGCACCTCCCTCTGGGGTGCCCCTAACTATTCCACTAGCCTGTGGGGGACCTCCGGTGGTAGCGAGAGCCGGGGAATCAGCAGCCCATCCCCCATCAGCTCCTTCCTCCCCGTCGACCACCTGACTGGAGGTGGGGATACCATGTAG